The Polyangium mundeleinium genome contains the following window.
CTTGCGCGCCGCCGTGTCGGCCGACGCCGTCGGATCGATCAGGGAGCAGGTATTGATGCCGTCGTCGTCGTCCTCGATGATGACCGTCGTGCAGTTCGCCGCGAGGAGGAAGACCTTGGTGTCGTTCCCCGTCGTGCAGCTCCCCACCGCCGGGACGAAGGTCTCGATCTTCACGTCCGCGACCGCGGGCACGGTGAACGAGTAGTGGTCCCTGTCGCCGACGGGGCTGATCTTGCCGGTGACCGCGAAGGGCGGCTTGAGCGGGCCGCTCGCGCTCGCGCACGCGGCGTTCGGCTCGGTCTCGACGAGGACGCAGGTGCTCGGCGTGCCGTAGCACGCGAAGAACGGCTCGGATTGGCAGGTGGCGGTGCAGCCGTCGCCGGCCGTATGGTTGCCGTCGTCGCAGGTCTCGGCCGCCACGTTCACGTAGCCGTCGCCGCAGGTCGCCACGACGCAGCCCGGGAGGCAGGCGTCGTCGTCGTTCATGTTGCCGTCGTCGCACGCCTCGGTGCCGGCCGGGATGCCGTCGCCGCAGACCGTCTTGCAGACGCTCGGCTGGCCGGTGCACACGTACCCGAGCTGGGCCTTGCAGGTCGCGTCGCAGCCGTCGCCGGGGTTCGTGTTGCCGTCGTCGCAGGTCTCGGTGCCCTTCATGACGCCGTCGCCGCAGATCGGGGCGCAGACGTTCGGCGTGCCCGCGCAGGTCCAGCCCACCTCGAGCGCGCACGCGGCGTTGCAGCCGTCGCCGGCCACGGCGTTGCCGTCGTCGCAGGTCTCGGCGCCCGTGAGGATGCCGTCGCCGCAGAGCGAGAGGACGCAGACGTTCCCCGCGCAGATGTTGTTCGTGCAGTCGCCGTTCACGAGGCACGCCTTGCCGAGGTCGCAGGTCGGGCAGGTGCCGCCGCCGCAATCCGCGTCCGTCTCGGCGCCGTTCTTCACGGTATCCGTGCACGTCGGCACCTGGCAGAGTTTGCCCGTGCAGATGCCGCTCTGGCAATCGGCCGGCTGATTGCAGGCGAGGCCGTCGGCGCAGGGGCCACAATCCGCGCCGCCGCAGTCGACGCCGGTCTCGGTCCCGTTCTGGACCGTGTCCGTGCAGTTCGAGGCCTGGCAGATGCCCGTCGTGCAGACCGTGCTCGCGCAATCCGAGTTCACCGAGCAAATGAGGCCGGCGGCGCAGGGCGAGCAGTTCGGACCGCCGCAGTCGACGTCCGTCTCGTTGTGGTTCGTGACCTCGTCCGTGCAGGTCGGCAAGCAAATCGAGCCCGAGCAGGAGCCGCCCACGCAGTCGCTGTCCTGCGCGCAGCCGAGGCCGGGACCGCAGGGGCTGCAGCTCGCGCCGCCGCAATCGACGTCCGTCTCGTCGCCATTCTCGACGGTATCCGTGCACGTGGGCGTCTGGCAGACGCCGGCGTTGCACACGCCGCTCTGGCAATCGGGGGCCACCGTGCAGACGAGGCCGTCGGCGCAGGGGCCACAATCCGCGCCGCCGCAGTCGACGTCCGTCTCGGCGCCGTTCTTCACGGTGTCGCCGCACTCGGCGGGGACGCACTCGTTGTTCGCGCAGACGTTTTCGGGGCAGTCGGCGGGCGCGAGGCACTCGACGCACGTGCCCGCGCCGTCGCAGAGCTTGCCCTCGTTCGAGGTGCAGGCGTCGCCGGCCGCACGCGGCTTGTTCTCCGGCTGCCCCGCATTGCAGACGTCCTCGGTACAATCGTTCTGATCGTCGAGGACGTCGCTGTCGTCGTTCTCGAGCGTGAGCTTCCCCTGGCCGTCGCAAATCTCGCGGGCGCAGTCGCCGGGCATCTGCGTATCGCTCGGGGTGCCCATGGGGGCGAACGTTTCGCCACAGACGCGGTCCGTGCAGGTGCGCGTCCGGCAGACCGTGTCGGCGCCGGGGCAATCCGCGGGCGCCGAGCACGCGCCCATACCGCCCGCCCCGCCTTCACCCCCGGCGCCGCCGGTGGTGTCCGGGGGATCCGTGCTCTCGCAGCCCGCGCCCGCGCTCACGGCCATGAGGAGCGCGAAGGTCGCCGCGGCGTACCTTTTGATTCCCAAGCTTCTCCATCGACTCATGGGCGACATGCCCTTTCTCCCGATCGGCGCCATGCCGGCGCGAGGGACCACACGGCCCGCCGCCCCCGGGGACGCCGGACTTTCCCGTTTGCCAACACGTGACCTCACCACAGGCGAAAAAACCGGTCAAGGGGTAGATCGGCCCGGAAGCACCCTCGGACACGCGTTTTCGGGGCTATGGCCGGCCTCGCCTTCGGCCGCATGCTCCCGCTTCGTGTCGACTCTGCGGTCTGCCCCACCCAACCCCTCGGCCTCGGTGGGGGGAACACGAGCGTCGGATCAAGGCCGCGCGGGGGCGCCGGATTGTTTCTGCTTCAGGTAGAAGAAGTCCCGAGGTGCGGGCTTCGATACATATCCGGTCTTTGTGTATTCGACCTTTTCGATGAGCGTCGAGACGACCGCGGGCGGGGTCGAATGGTCGTACAGGAGGAACCGTGTATACGACCAGTTGATGTCGAGCTCCGCGGCGGACGCGGCGCCGGCTGATTTCATCGCCGCCGCGAGATCACGCGCCCATACCCACTCGCCGATCGCGAAGAGGAGCGTCGTGCCGTCCTCGTGCAGGCCGATCGCCGTGCGGCGAATCTCGCGATCGCCGCCCTCGGCCGCGCCCCAGAGCCGCGCCGTGTCCTCGGCCGGAAGCCGCGGGTGCAGCGCGCCGCCCTCGATCAGGCAGGGCGGCGTCTGCCGGTAGGACCAGATCTCCGCGGTGACGGGCGCGAGCGCCGGGAAGCTCGCGATTCGCACGGACCCGTCCCCGAGCAGCGCCACCGTGCAGCCGTCCTCTCGCGGCGCCAAAAAAACGTCGCCGTCGACCATCATCCCCCATTGGCCGTGCTTCGCCATGAACCCGCCATTGAACACCGCAATCAGCGAAGGCAGATCCGCCGCGGGGACGAGGCCGGGTCGTCGATCTTTTGACACCACCGTCGACGTAGGCTCCTCCGTGCCTGCGACGAGGCGCAGGTCGACCCGGCGCAGATCGATCGCCACGAGGACGACATATGGGTGGGGTTTGATGGGGTGGGGGTGGACCATGGCGCGCGCGAGCGCGCCGGTGCCGCGCGCGGCGCCCTCCTCGATCGGCGTGAAGACACCGTCGCCGGGTTTGGCGGTGCGCGCGTGGGGCGGCGGGAACGCGGGGGGCGGAAAAGGAGGACCCGAATTCGTGGGAGCAGGAACCTTTGGTGCAGCAGCGGTCTCTGGAGGGCTCGGTTCCGCAGGCTTTGGCGGCGGCGTCACGACGGGCGGCGCCGCGGGGATCGCCGCGGATCGCGGCGGCGGCGCCGAATGATCGAGGGCAGGGGGCGTCCCGCCGCACCCGCAGGCGAGGATCGAAAGGAACCACGGGAAGAACCGACGGACCATGCCCGGCCGCCATTAGCACAAGTCGCGCGCCGAGCACCTGAACTGCGAAAGAAAAGCAGCGCGGCGGGAATTTCCAAGCCGCGGGCGACGGAATCTTGCATCATCGTCCGAATACGTGCGGAAGCGCGCGCCGGCCCGCGGAGAGACCATAACGTGCCGCGCAAATGTGCTTCCCTCTAGCGGGATAACCGAGTACGCCTAGCCCTTGCCCATCTCTCGCCCACTTCCCTTTCGAGGGCGAGAGCGTCTCCGTTGGTGGAGGAATTCGATGAAGCGCTCCGTTCGTTGTCTCACCATGCTCACGGCGCTGGTCGGGGCTTCCTTCGCTCATGCGAAGGAGCTGCCGAACTTCGATGCTTCTTATCGCGCGCAGCCGACGCCCGCCGGGGCCCCGCGCATCTTACGGTCCCCCATCGGCGGACACGTCACCTCGGTGCATCCGCACTCGGGCGCCCCCACGTTCTTCTGGGCCGCGCGGGATCAGGCCGGCACGCAGGCGCTCGTCGCGAGCACGAAGCCCGACCTCGCCGCGCGCAAGGCGCTCGTCTCCGCGGCGGAGATGTTGAAGGTCCCCGAAGCCGCCATCCAGGGCACGGTCGTGCGTGAAATTCACGATCGCGGCGCGGGCGGCGTCGTCGTGCGCCTCGGCCAGGAGATCGACGGCGTCGAGGTCTTCCGCGGCGGCGCGAACGTCATGCTCGATCGGAGCCACCGCCTCGTGGCGGCCGCGAACAACCTCCACCCGGCCGCGTTTGCCGGAAACAAGCGGGTATCGCGCACGTTCGTCGTGACACCCCAGGGCGCCCTCGCCAGCGCGTTCCGGGATTTCCACGGGACCGAGCTCCCCACGGCGAACCTCATCCCACGCGGGGAAAAAGGCCGTTACCAGACCTTTGATCTCCTGCCCGCGCAGGGGCACGCGCTGGGAGGCCCCGCGCGTGTGAAGAAGGTGTATTTCCCGCTGCCGGATCGCCTCGTTCCCGCGTACTACCTCGAAATCCGCCCGCGCGAGGTGGACCAGAAAAACGCGGGGCTCTACGGTTATGTGATCGCGGCCGACGACGGGCGTGTCCTTTATCGGCAGAACCTATCGCACGACGTGGTCTTCAATTACAGGGTATGGGCCGAAGCGAACGGCGACAAACGCCCCCTCGACGGCCCGCAGGCCGATTACACGCCGCACCCGACGGGCGTGCCCGACGGCTCCCAGCCCGACTTCATCGCGCCGGTGCTGGTGTCGATGGATGGCTTCAACAAGAACCCCCAGGGCACCTTCGATCCGTGGCTGCCCTCCGGGGCGACCGAGACGTCGGGCAACAACGTCGACGCGTACGCCGACCACTACCAGCCGGACGGCTTCAGCAATAACGACACGCGCCCGACCGTCACGTCCCCCGGCACGTTCGATCGGACGTACGACGTGAACCTCACGCCGACGGCGAACCCGAACCAGATCATGGCCGCCACCACGCAGCTCTTCTACGTGACGAACTGGCTGCACGATTACTGGTACGACTCGGGCTTCGACGAGGCCGCGGGCAACGCACAGAAGAGCAACTACGGCCGCGGCGGCGCGGAGGGGGATCCGCTCCGCGCCGAGGCGCAGGACGACGCGTTCCAGAGCCGCGACAACGCGAACATGCAGACGCCTGCGGACGGCGAGTCGCCGATCATGCAGATGTACCTCTGGACGGGCGCGTCCGCGCGCAGCCTCACGACGAACCCCGGCGGCAAGAACCACGGCACCGACGTGGCCGAGTTCGGGCAGCAGGTGTTCAACACGACCGGCGCCCTCTCGCTCGTCAACGACCAGTCCACGGCCACGACGAACGAGACGCCCGGCACCTTCGGCGACGGCTGCCAGTCCATCAAGAACAACGTGTCCGGCAAGATCGTCGTCATCGATCGCGGCTCCTGCACGTTCAAGCAGAAGGCCGTGAACGCGCAGGCCGCGGGCGCGATCGGCATGATCCTCGCGAACAACGTGAACGAGCCGGCCCCGCCGTACATGCCGAACGGGCAGCCGAACGGGACCGTGACGCTCCCGGTCCTGTCCATCACGCTCGAGTCGGCCGCGGCGATCAAGCTGGCGATGATGGGCGGCGACGTGACGGCCACGATGGTCCGCTCGGCCACGGGCGTCGAGCGCGACGGCACGATCGACAACCACATCGTCGCGCACGAGTGGGGCCATTACCTGCACAACCGGCTCGCGTACTGCGGCGCCAACATGTGCGGCGGCATGGGCGAGGGCTGGGGCGACACGGTCGCCCTCCACATGACGCTGCGCGAGGGCGACGATCTCGACGGCGTCTTCGGCATGAGCGTCTACGCCACGGCCTCGCTCGGCGACAGCGGCTACTACGGCATCCGGCGTGTCCCGTACTCGACCGACATGACGAAGAACGGCCTGACCTACCGGCACATCGTCGACAACGAGGCGCTGCCGGATCATCCGATGGCCGTGGTCCCCGCACCGAACTCCGAGGTGCACAACGCCGGCGAGGTGTGGGCGACGATGATGTTCGAGGCGACGATCGCCCTCCTCAAGCGCAGCCAGGAGCCGGGCGCTCCCTACGACTTCGAAGGGGCTCGCCGGCGCATGGCCGACTACATCGTCACGTCGCTGAAGATGGTGCCGCCGGACGCGACGTACCTCGAGCAGCGCGACGCGATCCTCTCGGCCGCGTTCGCGGTCGACGTGAAGGACATGGAGGTCCTCGCCAAGGCCTTCGCCAAGCGCGGCGCGGGCTCGTGCGCGGTCTCGCCGGAGCGCGACTCCGGTGACAACGTGGGCGTGGTCGAGAGCTTCGAGGTCAAGGCTTCGGTCTCCGATCTCGCGGGCGGGCTCGACGACGCCGTGCAGTCCTGCGACGCCGACGGGCGCCTCGACGCCCAGGAGACGGGCCGCGTGACGATCGAGCTGAAGAACACGGGCGTCGTGCCGCTCACGGACGCGGTCGCGAGCGTGACGGCGCAGCAGGCGGGCCTCTCGTTCCCGAAGGGCACGCAGGTGCAGTTCGGCACGGTCCCGCCCTTCGGGACGGCGAAGACCACGATCGACGTGGCCCTCGACGGCTCGGTCGCCGGCATCAGCTCGGTGAAGCTCGACATCGCCGTGACGAGCGCGCAGACGTGCGAGCCCAAGTCGACGCTCGTCGAGGTGCCGTACATCAACTACGACAACGTGCCGGCGTCGGCCACGATCGAGAGCGCCGAGAGCGACATCGAGACGTGGAAGAAGTCGGGCGACGGCGCCGATCGGGTCTGGAGACGCATCCAGAACGGCCCGCCGAACCACGTCTTCCACGGCGTGGACCTCGGCAGCATGAGCGACACCTCGTTCGAGTCGCCGGTGATCGTCGCGGGCCCCGGGCCGCTCACGATCACGATGAAGCACCGCCACGAGTTCGAGGTGGGCCCGCCGCCGCAGGGCGGTGGGTCCGTCAACTACGACGGCGCGGTCCTCGAGATCTCGACGAACGACGGGCAGAGCTGGCAGGACGCGAGCCAGTTCGCGAACGTGCCCTACACCGGCCAAATCACGGACATCTCCGACAACCCGCTCGGCAAGCGGCAAGGCTTCACGAACCGGAACGCGGCGTGGCCGGGCTTCAGCACGATGACGCTGAACTTCGGCACCTCGCTCGCCGGCAAGTCGTTCAAGTTGCGCTTCCGCATCGGCACCGATCCGGCGGCCGGCGCGTACGGCTGGGAGATCGACGACATCGACGTGAAGGGCGCGGTGAACAAGCCGTTCGCGTCGATCGTGGAGGACAGCACGAACTGCGTGGGCCTGCCCGTGGCGAACGCCGGCGCGGACCTCGTGGTGTCAGGTGGTGATCAGGTCGAGCTCGATGGTTCGAAGAGCAGCGATCCGGAGGGCGACAAGCTGACGTTCAAGTGGACGCAGTCGGAAGGGCCCGAGGTCGCGCTCGTGGGAGGCGACCAGCCGAGGCCGACGTTCGTCGCGCCCGACGTTCAGGCCGAGACGACGCTCACGTTCCAGCTCACCGTCTCCGACGGCAAGGGCCTGGCGAGCGACCTCGTGAAGGTCACCGTTCTGCCGGGCACGGGGAGCAGCGGCGACGGCGGCGCGGGCGCCGGCGGCAACCCGGGCGTCGGCCCGATCATCGTCGAAGACGGTGGTTGCGGCTGCGCGGTCGTGGGTGACGAGCAGAAGAGCCCGGCCCTGCCTGCGGCGGCGGCCCTCGGCCTGCTCGGCGCGGTGTTCGCGCGGCTGCGTCGCCGGAACCGCAACTGACCCGTCACGGGCTGGAGGCGGCGGCCCGCTGCGCCGCTGCCTCCAGCGCCTTCTGCCAGTCCCCCCGCATCGAAGCGCTCACCGTGTGCCCCACGCCGGGGTAGGTGGTGAGCTCCGCCGAAAAGCCCACCGCGACGAGCGCGCGTACGGTCTCGGTCGCGCCGGCGTGCGGCACCATCGTGTCCGCGTCGCCGTGGAACGCGTGGACGGGCGGCGCGAGTTTTCCCATGGGCCACGCGCTCGGGTAGAGCGGCGGCGCGAGCAAGCCGGCGAGGGGAAGCGCCTCGCCGACGCGCTCGGGGTGTTTGACCGCGAGCGTGAAGCTCAGCATGCCTCCCTGGGAAAATCCCGTCACGATCGGCCGGCCGCGCGTCGGCCGTGTTCGTTCGAGCTCCTCCAGCATCGCCGCGAGCCCGTCGGCCGCGAGCGACGTGCCCTCCGCGAGTTTTGCCGGATCTCGACGCGCGAGCGGGAACCAGGAGAAGCCGTCGCTGTAGGGCGAGGTCCCGTACGGAACGACGACCCGCATGCGACCTTCGATGCGATCGAACAGCCGAACGAACGACTCCGGACGATCGCCGAGCCCGTGGATCGCCACCACGAGCGGCAACCGTTCCGTCGCGGCAGCGCCGCCCGTCACGCGTTCGAGGTAGCGGATTCCGGCGGCTTCGGGCGGCCCGGACGCGGGCTTCGCCTCGGTCCGTGGGGCCGCGCTGCCCGGCGGAGGCTCCGGCGGCGTGTCTCGCCCGCACGCGGGCGCGAGAAGCACGAGCGCGAGGAAGATGCTGCCCGTCGCGCGGATCATGCCGACGCCAGGCGCGCGGCCCGCTCCCGTTCGCGTCGCGGCGGCGGCAGGATCGACGCGCCGAAGAGCACCCGCCGCGGCGCCTCGCCCGCGACCTCCTCGCGCCACGACAGGGCCCACTCGGCCCAGGGGATGTGCTGATCCCGGAACAGGATTTTCCGTAGATCGAGCGGCTTGGGCTCCGCCGCCGGGCGCTCGCCACGCACAGCGGGAGGCACGAGCGGCCCGCTGAAGCCGGCGTCGAGCGCGTAGATCACCTCGGTCCGGTAGCCATCGCCCGGCCAGAGCACGAGGCCCTCGTCGGCGATGTCGTACGGCACGTCGTCGCCGAGCGCGGCGCGGATCTGCTCGCGCACGAGATCCACGCCGGCCATGCGGTAAAACCCGGCGATCGCGTTCTCGAACAGGATACGATCCGCGCCCTCGAGCGCGTCGACGAACCCCGGCTCGACCACGCTCGCCACGACGAGCCCGCTCTGCTCCTCGAACGCGATCACGGCCTTTGCCTTGGAGAGCGCGTCGCACGCGAGCTCCAGGCGCAGCCGGTTCGATCCGAGCTCGACGCTCTGCACGGTGATGGCGCCCGCGCGGAAGCGGGGGCAGGCGGCGAGCAGGCCGCTCACCTCGCGATCGACGGCGCGCCGCACGGTCTCGCGCAGATCGTCGAGTTGCTCCTGCAGGCCTCGCAGCGAGCCGTGGCCGTGCTCGATGCCGCGGGACTCGTCGAGATCGGCGCGGCGCGCGGCGCGACGCAGTTTTCCGTACAGCTTGGGCAACGTGCCCGAGTGAAACCCCGGGCGCATCAGCGTGCCCACGGTCTCGCCCTGATGACCGATCGGCACGGGACCCAGGTTTTTCGCGCGGTTCTCGCGGTAGAGGCGGAAGTTCTCCTTGAACTCCCACACGAGGAAGCCGAACACGCTCGGGAAGAGGAAGACCGTGGTCGCCGCGATCGTCCCGCCGATCACCGGGCCGAGCGGGGCGAGCGCGTGGTTCATGACCGTCAGCATCTCCGCGAGCTGCTGGATCAGCATCTTCTGCGCGACCGTGACCACCGGGAAGTGCTTCACCGGGTTGATCTCGGGCTCGATCAGCAGCGTGATGTAGAGCCGGATCACGTACGCCACGAAGAACCACACGAGCCCGAGCGTGGCCTTCAGCGGGATCGTGGCGCGCTTGTCGCCCTCCCGGAAGCGCAGGAATTCGTCGACCCGGTAGAGCGTCCGCTCCGAGAGCTCCAGCATCGCGCGGAAGATGCCCATCACGAGCCGCACGAGTCCCGGCAGCGCGCGCCCCTTGAGCGCCTCCCAGCCGAGCGCGATCTGATCGAACACGACCTCCTGCGCGACGAGGCCCACGCGCGTGTTGAGCAGGACGCTCGCCGCGACGAACACGCCGGCCGCGCCGAGGGGCCCGATCACGCCGGGTACGTCGCGCAGCGGCGTGGCCATGTAGAGGATCGTCGCGACCACGAGCGGCATCAGCACGTAACGCGCGAGCGCCCGCGCGAGGCCGCTCTCCAGCACGCGCCGGATCGGCCCGAGGGAGAAGACCCAACGCGGCAGGCGCACGAAGACGGCGGCGAGCGCGTGGCCGAGCATCGACAGGAGCCGCATCGCCCCCGCGCGCAGGGCCTCGCTGTGGATGAGCCCGAAGAGCACGGCGGTCATCACGAGCAGGGAAGGCGTGCTCACGAGGTGCGGCGGCACGAAGCCGAGCGCCTTCGCGGCCGGCCCGACCATGTGCTGCAGGCCCTCCAGCACCACGAACGCGCCGCCGGCCGGCAGGATCACGAAGAGCGTGACGAGCCGACCGACCTTCGTGCCGAAGAACACGCTCGACACCTTCTGCAGAGCGCGCAGGTACACCTCGCCGCGCCGGTAGACGCCGTCGAGCGCGACGTCGAGCGCGCGATCGGCGAGCAGCAGCGGATCGCCGCGCACGAGCTCACGCGGGTGCGCGACGTCGCCCATCTTGAGCTGGCTCCGGGAGAGCGCGTCGCGGAGCTGCCCGATGCTCAAGAACCCGCGCGCCACCACCTGATCGCAGAGCTCCTCGACGAGCTTCTTGCGCGCCACGTGCTCGGGCACGCTCGCGGGCCGGAGCCCCACGCCGTCGAGCGTCCCCTCGATGACCGGCCGGAGCGTCTTCCGTACGTTCTCCTCGGCCCGCCGCACCGCCATCCGCAAGAGCCGCGCGACGAGCCGTCGATCCGCGGACGGCATCTCCACGTGCCGCAGCTTTTGCAACGCGCTCCGCAGGTGCCGCGCGATCTTGAGCGGCCGCGTCGCCGGCAGCTTCCGCACGATCGGGCGATCGCCGAGCGAGAGCGCCCACGTCACGAGATCGATCGCCGACGCCCCGCGCTCGTGCGCCACGCAGGCCCGCTGCAGATCGTAGAGCAGCCGCGCCTCGACCGGATACCGGAGCGCCTGCCGTTCGCTCGCCGTCACCGCGAGCGGCATCAGCGACGAGGTCCACGGCACGCGCGGCGCGCTCTCCGCGCTCTCGCCGGGGCCCACGAGCGCGCTGTCGAGCCGCGCCCCGAGCGCGTCGAGATCCCGCTGCACCTGCGCGCGCAGCTTGACCTGCTGATCCTCGCCCGCTGCGGGCATCGCCGCGAGGAGCGAGAGCGCGGCCCGCACGTGGTTGCCCTCGGCGCGCGCCTTTTCGGCCTGGACCACGAGCTTCTGCGCCCCCGCGACCGTCGTCGCGCGCCGCGACAGGAACCCGGGCAGCACGTCGAGCGCGGGCAGCGCCGAGTACGTCGGCGTCGTCGACTCCCTGCCGAACGGCGCGTCCGTCGGATCCGCCGCGCCCTCGGGCCGGCACGCCGCGAGCAGGGCGCGGGCGTCCACGTCTCCGCCGAGCACCGCGAGCGCCCGCGACGTATCCCGCAGCGTCGGAAAGGTCCTCGCCACGAGGCGCGGGGCGAAGTGGTGGAGCTCCAAGAAGAGCGCGGCGAACTCCGTGTACACCTCGGCGTCGTCGGCCGGGGGCAGGAGCAAATCGTCGGCGCGGAGCACCCGCCGGATCTCGTCGAACTCCGTCTGCCCGATCCGATCGATCCGCGCCCGGATCGCCGCCTCGTCGAGCGCGCCGCGGCGCCGCGCGGCTTCGAGCGCGAGGTGCACCTGCCCGTGGAACGCCCCGCGCCAGAGCCGCGTCAGCACCTCGGCCGGCGACGCGTCGAGGATCTCCGAGCCCTTCGGCCGGGGCAGGAGCACCACGTGCTCGGGCAGCTTCGCACCGGCCTCGCCGAGCTCCGCGGCCGGCACGAGCGCAAGGAGCTCGTCCCGCCCGAGCGCGTAACACGACGGATGCGGCACCTGCAGCCCGATGCCCACGATCCGCCGGTGGCGCTTGATCACGCGGGCGACGAGGCGGCTGTCCACCACGAGCGTCCCGGTCTCCGCGCTTCGCAGGCTTCGCTCGATGGGGGTCGTGTCCATGCGCAAGGGCGGGGCGACGGATCCCGAGCGCCGCGCTCGGCCCCACTTACACCACGCAGCGCGGAGGCACAACGACCCGGGCGGAAAGCAATTGGCCGTCCGGGTCCCCCCGACTTCGGGAGACGGTGGGCCCGGCTCTCGGCGCGCGCCGCGAGGCCTCATGGGCAGGGGGGCGCTGGCGCGTGGATCTCGGCGGTAGCCGAAGCGAGCGGGCGGCGCTTTTGAAGAGGAGACGACGCATGGCTCATGCATTCCATCGGTCCTTCCGCCGCGCCTTCACGCTGCTCGCGCTCGCGTCCGCGGGCGTGTGGGGCTGCGGCACGGACGCGGGGGAGAACCGTCCGAGTCCGGCCAAGGAGGAGCCTTCGGAGCCGCTCTCGCTCGGACAGATCCTGGCCGTCGTGTCGACCGTCAATCAAAACGAGATCACGAACGCGGAGACGGCGCGGCTCCGGGCCACGGGCGACGGGGTCCGGTCCTACGCGGAGCGGGTCGCCGCCGAGCATCAAGCGATCGAGACGCGCATCCAGGCGCTCCAGGAGAAGCTCCGGATCAAGCAGGAGGGCAGTGAGATGCAGTCGAACCTCCGCCACGAGGCCGAGCGCGCGGGCGAGCTGCTCCGGACCGTGCCGGCCGCGGATTTCGACGTCACCTACCTCAACGCCCAGATCGGCGGGCACCAGCGCGCGATCACGCTCCTCGACGCGCAGCTCATCCCGAACGCCGAGTCGGCGGAGGTCGAGACCTTCCTGCGCGAGGTGCGCGCCTCGCTCGCGCAGCACCTCGCCCAAGCGCGGCGCCTCCGCAGCCGCTTCCCGATGCTGCCGGGCGACCGGATCTGAGAGGGTGTCCCCCAGGCTGCTGCGCGGCTCGATGCGTCGGTCGGCCTCGCTCGACGTACAGTGTACGCCTCGCTCGGCCTCCCTAGCCTCGAGCCGCTCGCGACGCCTGGGGAACACCCTCGGACCTGCGCAGGGCCGATAAACACGAAAAAGATCCCGGACGCTCGGATCGGACAGGGTACGTCCGATCTGAGCGTCGATTTCGGGCGGCCCACCACCATTGCATGATAATCTCGGCGATGGGTGGCGTCATGGACGGGGAGCCGGCGGCCGTCGGGCTCGCCGCGGCCGATCGTGGCCTCTCTCGTCCTGCGCCTCGGGGGCCGCTTTTTTCTTTTTTGCCTCACCCGCGAAGGAATGGATGCCATGCTTGTCTTGACAAACAATAGCTTCGGCCTCGTTTCGTCGGCCGTGCGATGGATCCGCCATGCCGCCGCTCGGTGATCGCCGGACGTATCTGCCGCGCGTCGCGGCCCCGCGCTGGGTCGTCTTCGCCGATTTCGACGAGACCTACCTCGCGCACGACGGCTCGCCCGAGCGCCGCCGCGATCGGCGCTCGCTCGAGCAGCTCCTCCTCGAAGAGGCCACCGCGCTCGGCCTCGTCTTCGGCTGGGTCGCCGACGGGCCCATCGACGTCGTCGCCGCCACGGTCGGCACCCACGGCTTGCGCGTCGTGCCCCATTTCATCGCGAGCTCCTGGGGCGCCGAACTCGATTTTTTCTCCCGCGAGGAGGGCCGCCGCCCGGTCGCCGAGTGGGACGCGCGCGTCGCGCAGAGCGGCTTTTCGAGGGCCCGCGTCGCCTCCGCGCTCGACGATCTCCTCCGCCGCGGCATTCCCTTGGTCCGCCGCGAGCAGGCGGGCCGGCGCATCGACAGTTACACGTTCCAGCCGAGCGGACGCGGCAGATCCCCCGAGATCACCTCGATCCTCCACAAGGTCGCCGAGCGC
Protein-coding sequences here:
- a CDS encoding DVUA0089 family protein, which encodes MGIKRYAAATFALLMAVSAGAGCESTDPPDTTGGAGGEGGAGGMGACSAPADCPGADTVCRTRTCTDRVCGETFAPMGTPSDTQMPGDCAREICDGQGKLTLENDDSDVLDDQNDCTEDVCNAGQPENKPRAAGDACTSNEGKLCDGAGTCVECLAPADCPENVCANNECVPAECGDTVKNGAETDVDCGGADCGPCADGLVCTVAPDCQSGVCNAGVCQTPTCTDTVENGDETDVDCGGASCSPCGPGLGCAQDSDCVGGSCSGSICLPTCTDEVTNHNETDVDCGGPNCSPCAAGLICSVNSDCASTVCTTGICQASNCTDTVQNGTETGVDCGGADCGPCADGLACNQPADCQSGICTGKLCQVPTCTDTVKNGAETDADCGGGTCPTCDLGKACLVNGDCTNNICAGNVCVLSLCGDGILTGAETCDDGNAVAGDGCNAACALEVGWTCAGTPNVCAPICGDGVMKGTETCDDGNTNPGDGCDATCKAQLGYVCTGQPSVCKTVCGDGIPAGTEACDDGNMNDDDACLPGCVVATCGDGYVNVAAETCDDGNHTAGDGCTATCQSEPFFACYGTPSTCVLVETEPNAACASASGPLKPPFAVTGKISPVGDRDHYSFTVPAVADVKIETFVPAVGSCTTGNDTKVFLLAANCTTVIIEDDDDGINTCSLIDPTASADTAARKLAPGTYYVRVEEYDNNGTIGAYQLQVTFTALCGNGAITGSETCDDGNTNNGDGCSTSCVIEQGYKCTGTPSVCTPTCGNGIIDASETCDDGNTASGDGCSSPSCVIEQGYKCTGTPSVCVKTCGNGIIDGTDTCDDGNANSGDGCSSLCVMEPGYKCTGTPSVCTAFETLCNDGIDNNGNGLTDAADPNCTLPAYFPACAAGQRLHVYRSIDTPMSIPDNNTTGVTSTLAVGPTGTITRVALLVNMDHDYMADVDLSFISPNNTTFDVTSDNGLSNDDLINTVFDSTCPNAITNTSFTAPYTGCFSPETSFNSLVGMSSALGNWKLRAVDDSSGITGPLQNWALIICANP
- a CDS encoding phosphodiester glycosidase family protein; this encodes MVRRFFPWFLSILACGCGGTPPALDHSAPPPRSAAIPAAPPVVTPPPKPAEPSPPETAAAPKVPAPTNSGPPFPPPAFPPPHARTAKPGDGVFTPIEEGAARGTGALARAMVHPHPIKPHPYVVLVAIDLRRVDLRLVAGTEEPTSTVVSKDRRPGLVPAADLPSLIAVFNGGFMAKHGQWGMMVDGDVFLAPREDGCTVALLGDGSVRIASFPALAPVTAEIWSYRQTPPCLIEGGALHPRLPAEDTARLWGAAEGGDREIRRTAIGLHEDGTTLLFAIGEWVWARDLAAAMKSAGAASAAELDINWSYTRFLLYDHSTPPAVVSTLIEKVEYTKTGYVSKPAPRDFFYLKQKQSGAPARP